From bacterium, a single genomic window includes:
- the ribF gene encoding riboflavin biosynthesis protein RibF: protein MRVHCDIAGLPAARRAVTLGVFDGVHAGHRRILGALGAAKRREGLASALAVTFWPHPLAVLRPERAPGLLLTLEERVAALAATGLDELVVLEFTAEVAGTDYADFARETLVGALGLRRLVVGYDFHLGRGRAGTAEALAALGETLGYRVEVVTPCYSDGRIVSSSHIRADLTAGRLAAVAAALGRPFPLSGRVEPGDGRGAALGFPTANLAPPPPEKLLPPLGVYLVRCRWLAGQAWQPGLLNLGLAPTLRGRFVPEVHLLVGSVDLGGRELQVEILEWLRAEQRFPDAEALKTAIAADVATARRRLAAGSFPL from the coding sequence CTGAGAGTGCATTGTGACATTGCCGGCCTGCCCGCCGCGCGGCGCGCCGTTACCCTCGGCGTCTTCGACGGCGTGCACGCCGGCCATCGCCGCATCCTCGGTGCGCTCGGCGCCGCCAAGCGGCGCGAGGGGCTGGCGAGCGCGCTGGCCGTCACCTTCTGGCCGCACCCGCTCGCCGTCCTGCGCCCCGAGCGCGCGCCCGGCCTCCTGCTCACGCTCGAGGAGCGCGTGGCGGCCCTGGCTGCCACGGGCCTGGACGAGCTCGTCGTGCTGGAGTTCACCGCCGAGGTGGCCGGGACCGACTACGCCGACTTCGCGCGCGAGACGCTGGTTGGCGCCCTCGGCCTGCGCCGGCTCGTGGTCGGCTACGACTTCCATCTTGGCCGGGGACGGGCCGGCACGGCCGAGGCCCTGGCCGCGCTCGGTGAGACGCTGGGCTATCGCGTCGAGGTGGTGACGCCTTGCTACAGCGACGGCCGCATCGTCAGCAGCAGCCACATCCGCGCGGACCTCACCGCCGGCCGGCTCGCGGCCGTCGCGGCGGCGCTGGGCCGACCCTTCCCGCTCAGCGGCCGCGTCGAGCCCGGCGACGGCCGCGGCGCCGCGCTCGGCTTCCCCACCGCCAATCTCGCGCCGCCGCCCCCTGAGAAGCTCTTGCCGCCCTTGGGGGTCTATCTCGTCCGCTGCCGCTGGCTGGCCGGCCAAGCCTGGCAGCCGGGGCTGCTGAACCTGGGCCTCGCGCCCACCCTGCGCGGGCGATTCGTGCCGGAGGTGCACCTGCTCGTGGGCTCCGTTGACCTGGGGGGGCGAGAGCTGCAGGTGGAGATCCTAGAATGGCTTAGGGCGGAGCAGCGCTTCCCCGACGCCGAGGCCCTGAAAACCGCCATCGCCGCCGACGTGGCCACCGCGCGGCGCCGCCTGGCCGCGGGCAGCTTCCCGCTCTAG
- the rpsO gene encoding 30S ribosomal protein S15: MALEHETKKSIIEKFRLHEGDSGSAEVQIALLTERINQLTEHFKVHTKDHHSRRGLMKLVGRRRRLLDYLKQNKLDTYRELVKSLGLRR; this comes from the coding sequence ATGGCACTCGAACACGAGACCAAGAAGAGCATCATCGAGAAGTTCCGCTTGCACGAAGGGGACTCCGGCTCCGCGGAAGTGCAGATCGCCCTGCTGACGGAGCGCATCAACCAGCTGACCGAACACTTCAAGGTCCACACCAAGGACCACCACTCGCGGCGCGGCCTGATGAAGCTGGTGGGCCGCCGGCGCCGTCTGCTCGACTATCTCAAGCAGAACAAGCTGGACACCTATCGCGAGTTGGTCAAGTCGCTGGGTCTGCGGCGCTAG
- the pnp gene encoding polyribonucleotide nucleotidyltransferase codes for MQKVSLALSGQEYALETGQIAKQANSVLVRLGETLVLVTVVAAKDNDPDKGFFPLFVEYREKKYAAGMIPGGYFKRESRPSEKETLAARLVDRPLRPLFPEGYMAETQVVATVLSYDQENEADVLAITAASAALGLSDIPFGDVVSGVRVGKVEGVFKVNPSLEETETSPLNVVVAGTDTAILMVEGEAMEIAEAEMLAAIAFAHEHIRRLNALQRELFAKAGAPAKRPLVMPAPPAGLEARIQAAYGAEIDRLGRNPRKQERQASLDALQDAALAALAEEFAGAERWIRHTFGEVEKKAMRRLILEESLRADGRGLDQVRPINIVAGFLPRAHGSSLFTRGETQALVATTLGTSRDEQRIDNLEGEYFKRFMLHYNFPGFSVGEVGRFFTGRREIGHGNLAERALRPLIPDEEEFPYTIRVVSDILESNGSSSMATVCGGSLALMDAGVPLKAHVAGVAMGLVTDGERYRVLTDIMGLEDHLGDMDFKVAGTRAGITAFQLDTKIEGLPDNVMRDALAQARTARLHILDVMEAALPAARPEVSRHAPKITSIKISTERIRDVIGKGGATIRRIQEETGATIEVEDDGTVRIAAINGESSDAAVEWIHYLTAEAEVGKVYDGKVKTITKFGAFVEILPGTDGLLHISEIDHKRINRVEDVFQVGDTVQVKVVDIDTAGKIRLSRKVLLEAAAT; via the coding sequence ATGCAGAAAGTCAGTCTCGCACTGTCGGGGCAGGAGTACGCCCTGGAGACAGGTCAGATCGCCAAGCAGGCGAACAGCGTCCTCGTGCGCCTGGGCGAGACGCTGGTGCTCGTCACCGTCGTCGCCGCCAAGGACAACGACCCCGACAAGGGCTTCTTCCCGCTCTTCGTCGAGTACCGCGAGAAGAAGTACGCCGCCGGCATGATCCCGGGCGGCTACTTCAAGCGCGAGTCGCGGCCCTCCGAGAAGGAGACCCTCGCCGCGCGCCTCGTCGACCGGCCGCTGCGCCCGCTCTTTCCCGAGGGCTACATGGCCGAGACGCAGGTCGTCGCCACCGTCCTCAGCTACGACCAGGAGAACGAGGCCGACGTGCTCGCCATCACGGCGGCCAGCGCGGCCCTCGGGCTCTCGGACATCCCCTTCGGCGACGTCGTCTCCGGCGTCCGCGTGGGCAAGGTGGAGGGCGTCTTCAAGGTCAATCCCAGTCTCGAGGAGACCGAGACCAGCCCGCTCAACGTCGTCGTCGCCGGCACCGACACCGCCATCCTGATGGTGGAGGGCGAGGCGATGGAGATCGCGGAGGCGGAGATGCTCGCCGCGATCGCCTTCGCGCACGAGCACATCCGCCGCCTGAACGCGCTCCAGCGGGAGCTCTTCGCCAAGGCCGGCGCGCCGGCCAAGCGGCCGCTGGTGATGCCGGCGCCGCCCGCGGGCCTGGAGGCGCGCATCCAGGCGGCCTACGGCGCCGAGATCGACCGCCTCGGTCGCAACCCGCGCAAGCAGGAGCGTCAGGCGAGCCTCGACGCGCTCCAGGATGCGGCCCTGGCCGCTCTCGCCGAGGAGTTCGCCGGCGCCGAGCGCTGGATCCGCCACACCTTCGGCGAGGTCGAGAAGAAGGCGATGCGCCGGCTCATCCTCGAGGAGTCCCTGCGCGCCGACGGCCGGGGTCTCGACCAGGTGCGCCCCATCAACATCGTCGCCGGCTTCCTGCCCCGCGCGCACGGCTCCTCGCTCTTCACCCGCGGCGAGACGCAGGCGCTGGTCGCCACGACGCTCGGCACCAGCCGCGACGAGCAGCGCATCGACAACCTCGAGGGCGAGTACTTCAAGCGCTTCATGCTGCACTACAACTTCCCCGGCTTCAGCGTCGGCGAGGTCGGCCGCTTCTTCACCGGCCGCCGCGAGATCGGCCACGGCAACCTGGCCGAGCGCGCCCTGCGCCCCCTGATCCCGGACGAGGAGGAGTTCCCCTACACGATCCGGGTGGTGAGCGACATCCTCGAGTCGAACGGCTCCAGCTCGATGGCCACCGTCTGCGGCGGCAGCCTCGCCCTCATGGACGCGGGCGTGCCGCTGAAGGCCCACGTGGCCGGGGTGGCGATGGGCCTCGTGACCGACGGTGAGCGCTACCGCGTGCTCACGGACATCATGGGTCTGGAGGACCACCTTGGCGACATGGACTTCAAGGTGGCGGGCACGCGGGCGGGCATCACCGCCTTCCAGCTCGACACCAAGATCGAGGGCCTGCCCGACAACGTGATGCGCGACGCCCTCGCCCAGGCGCGCACGGCGCGCCTGCACATCCTGGACGTCATGGAGGCGGCGCTGCCCGCGGCGCGCCCCGAGGTGAGCCGCCACGCGCCGAAGATCACGAGCATCAAGATCAGCACCGAGCGCATCCGGGACGTCATCGGCAAGGGCGGCGCCACCATCCGCCGCATCCAGGAGGAGACCGGCGCCACGATCGAGGTCGAGGACGACGGCACCGTGCGCATCGCGGCCATCAACGGCGAGAGCAGCGACGCCGCGGTGGAGTGGATCCACTACCTGACCGCCGAGGCCGAGGTGGGCAAGGTCTACGACGGCAAGGTGAAGACGATCACCAAGTTCGGCGCTTTCGTCGAGATCCTGCCGGGCACGGACGGCCTGCTGCACATCTCGGAGATCGACCACAAGCGCATCAACCGCGTGGAAGACGTCTTCCAGGTGGGCGACACCGTCCAGGTCAAGGTCGTGGACATCGACACGGCCGGGAAGATCCGCCTCAGCCGCAAGGTGCTCCTGGAGGCGGCCGCCACCTAG
- a CDS encoding insulinase family protein yields the protein MNTSDFSRREDIRKVTLDNGVTLLTQCVPDALSVAVGAWFRTGSRDEGPGRHGITHFLEHMVFKGTARRSALDIALEMDRLGGQLDAFTTKEVTCFTARVLAGYLDTALDVLGDMVANASLAPDLIETEKQVVIEEIRNVFDDPDDLIHELAAETVFGEHPLARPILGTEDSVQAFRREDLTAFVGERYTAGNLIVALVGPLGHAEVAERAARWFRVPAGAPSARDGSAAPPARRALRVETKDLQQQHLWLGRQAMSGKDPDRYGLLILSTLLGGSMSSRLFQSIREQAGLAYNIYSFSDFATDAGLLGSYMAVSPAKSDEAIRLTLDEYVKLIAGGCTETELADTKMQLKGNLLLAMESVSARMNRLARNELNEGRFIGVEELVARVDAVTRADVQRLAAAYLAPETLTLVSLGPNPTTGPF from the coding sequence ATGAACACCAGCGACTTCTCCCGCCGCGAGGACATCCGCAAGGTGACCCTGGACAACGGGGTCACCTTGCTCACGCAGTGCGTGCCGGACGCCCTCTCGGTCGCGGTGGGGGCCTGGTTCCGCACGGGCAGCCGGGACGAGGGTCCCGGCCGCCACGGCATCACGCACTTCCTCGAGCACATGGTCTTCAAGGGCACCGCCCGGCGCAGCGCGCTGGACATCGCCCTGGAGATGGACCGCCTCGGCGGCCAGCTCGACGCCTTCACGACGAAGGAGGTCACCTGCTTCACGGCGCGGGTCCTGGCGGGCTACCTGGACACCGCCCTGGACGTGCTCGGGGACATGGTGGCCAACGCCTCCCTCGCGCCGGACCTGATCGAGACCGAGAAGCAGGTGGTGATCGAGGAGATCCGCAACGTCTTCGACGATCCCGACGACCTCATCCACGAGCTGGCGGCCGAGACCGTCTTCGGCGAGCATCCGCTCGCGCGGCCCATCCTCGGCACCGAGGACTCCGTGCAGGCCTTTCGCCGCGAGGACCTGACCGCCTTCGTCGGCGAGCGCTACACGGCGGGCAACCTGATCGTCGCCCTCGTCGGGCCGCTCGGCCACGCCGAGGTCGCCGAGCGGGCGGCCCGCTGGTTCCGGGTGCCCGCCGGCGCGCCCAGCGCGCGGGACGGCAGCGCGGCGCCGCCGGCCCGGCGCGCGCTGCGCGTCGAGACCAAGGACCTCCAGCAGCAGCACCTCTGGCTGGGGCGCCAGGCCATGAGCGGCAAGGACCCGGACCGCTACGGCCTGCTCATCCTGAGCACGCTCCTGGGCGGCAGCATGAGCAGCCGCCTCTTCCAGTCGATCCGCGAGCAGGCGGGCCTCGCCTACAACATCTACAGCTTCTCCGACTTCGCGACGGACGCCGGGCTCCTGGGCAGCTACATGGCCGTCTCGCCGGCCAAGAGCGACGAGGCGATCCGGCTCACGCTGGACGAGTACGTCAAGCTGATCGCCGGGGGCTGCACGGAGACCGAGCTCGCCGACACGAAGATGCAGCTCAAGGGCAACCTGCTGCTGGCGATGGAGAGCGTCAGCGCGCGGATGAACCGGCTCGCCCGCAACGAGCTGAACGAGGGCCGCTTCATCGGCGTCGAGGAGCTGGTCGCGCGCGTCGACGCCGTGACGCGCGCGGACGTCCAGCGCCTGGCGGCCGCCTACCTCGCGCCCGAGACCCTGACCCTGGTCAGCCTCGGCCCGAACCCGACGACGGGACCCTTCTGA